One window of the Periophthalmus magnuspinnatus isolate fPerMag1 chromosome 17, fPerMag1.2.pri, whole genome shotgun sequence genome contains the following:
- the LOC117385470 gene encoding homeodomain-interacting protein kinase 3-like, producing MGSGYSSRPDQTPFKLGEYIVLDVLGEGAFGTVTRCFHPQTLEVVAVKTLKNASSSLEEEVEILEELRLLQPDKYNIVRFIEYFAEQDSECMVFETLDRSLFDFMDMREDVLSLCELRPVAQQLLVAFDGLKTAGIIHADLKPDNIMLVNHNMMDFMDIGQPFPYQAPEITLGCKVTEAVDMWSLGCTLAECFTGYCLFSEHSEYDNLRTIVELVGLPSEKVLQKAHLSLDYFVSPSGDFTQWRLKTLDEYYGSEREDMPNVSECLAEKFSSLDSVFQGSHTRTGDPEHRDRLAFADFIKRLLDLDHEMRITPKEGTPSPFVTMEHLIGDDSEYSENARALMALALKGSTTVSDLSPPEQPSPHVPKHVPEPLRDEEEAIRPTQTLSNIDTQSVSTRLILETQMNNKENIQSEKSEHRIDVTGFEDPDLIREASNAKEDRPDYIVIDIPDDIVPQDSDFASSSLSSIVIDIPEDIVPQDSYFACSSLSSSCSILGCFKTVAFGGFLAGQTALSYVSSLLEPLYSP from the exons ATGGGTTCAGGATATTCCTCCAGACCAGATCAAACCCCGTTTAAGTTAGGGGAGTACATCGTCTTGGACGTACTTGGGGAAGGGGCTTTTGGTACAGTCACTAGATGCTTTCACCCTCAGACTTTAGAGGTCGTGGCAGTTAAAACCCTGAAGAACGCCAGTAGCAGTCTCGAAGAAGAAGTTGAGATCTTGGAGGAGTTGCGCCTCTTACAACCAGACAAGTACAATATTGTCAGGTTCATTGAATACTTTGCAGAACAGGACTCCGAATGCATGGTATTTGAAACATTAGACAGGAGCCTGTTCGACTTTATGGACATGAGAGAAGATGTATTGTCTTTGTGTGAGCTCCGTCCAGTGGCACAGCAGCTCCTGGTGGCCTTTGACGGTCTCAAGACGGCTGGGATCATTCATGCAGACCTAAAGCCAGACAACATCATGCTGGTGAACCACA ACATGATGGACTTCATGGACATAGGGCAGCCTTTTCCATACCAAGCTCCAGAGATCACTCTAGGCTGCAAAGTCACTGAGGCTGTGGACATGTGGTCTCTAGGCTGCACTCTGGCAGAGTGTTTCACAGGATACTGTCTTTTCAGTGAACACTCAGAATACGACAATCTCAGGACCATCGTCGAACTGGTAGGACTTCCAAGCGAAAAAGTGCTCCAAAAAGCACATCTGTCTTTAGATTACTTTGTAAGCCCTTCAGGTGACTTCACACAGTGGAGACTTAAAACCTTAGATGAGTACTATGGCAGTGAGAGAGAAGACATGCCCAACGTCTCAGAGTGTCTAGCTGAAAAATTCAGCTCTTTAGACAGTGTTTTTCAGGGGTCTCATACAAGAACGGGAGACccagagcacagagacagatTGGCCTTTGCTGATTTCATAAAGAGACTTCTGGACCTGGACCATGAGATGAGAATCACTCCCAAGGAGGGCACTCCATCACCCTTTGTGACGATGGAACATCTGATCGGTGATGACAGTGAATACAGTGAGAACGCTCGTGCCCTCATGGCCTTAGCTCTTAAAGGGTCCACCACTGTGTCTGATTTGAGCCCTCCTGAACAGCCCAGTCCACACGTCCCAAAACATGTACCAGAGCCGCTCCGAGATGAGGAGGAAGCAATAAGACCCACCCAAACACTGAGCAACATAGACACACAAAGTGTTTCAACGAGG CTAATTCTAGAGACTCAGATGAACAACAAGGAGAACATCCAGTCAGAGAAGTCTGAACACCGCATCGACGTCACAGGCTTTGAAGATCCTGATCTGATTAGGGAAGCGTCAAATGCCAAAGAAGACAGGCCAGATTACATTGTCATTGACATTCCAGACGACATTGTACCCCAGGACTCAGATTTTGCCAGTTCTAGCCTGAGCAGCATTGTCATCGACATTCCAGAAGACATTGTACCCCAGGACTCATATTTTGCCTGTTCTAGCCTGAGCAGCTCCTGCTCCATTTTGGGATGTTTCAAGACAGTGGCATTTGGTGGTTTTCTAGCAGGACAGACTGCTCTCAGTTATGTGTCATCATTGCTGGAGCCGTTGTACTCCCCATAA